A genomic region of Armatimonadota bacterium contains the following coding sequences:
- a CDS encoding BON domain-containing protein: MTGRPADARRHRRVVQEFEVDARVNPERVQARVENGVAILTGRVSGAVEKFAAQEAAHRVPGVLDVVNHLSTQGFHPAPASDLELVRAVRRVLRRHLPTHQRVRSAVECGWVTLTGSVPSREDRERVEQLVQAIPQVRGVVNMLAIEGSCAPASPARGARAPRAG; this comes from the coding sequence ATGACGGGCCGGCCCGCGGACGCGAGGAGGCACCGCCGGGTGGTGCAGGAGTTCGAGGTGGATGCCCGCGTGAATCCCGAGCGCGTGCAGGCCCGCGTGGAGAACGGGGTGGCCATTCTCACCGGACGCGTGAGCGGAGCAGTGGAGAAGTTCGCGGCTCAGGAAGCCGCCCACCGGGTCCCCGGAGTTCTGGACGTGGTGAACCACCTGAGCACGCAGGGGTTTCATCCCGCCCCTGCAAGCGACCTGGAGCTCGTGCGGGCCGTCCGGCGCGTCCTGCGCCGTCACCTCCCTACCCATCAGCGGGTGCGGTCCGCGGTGGAGTGCGGGTGGGTCACCCTCACGGGTTCGGTACCCTCCCGAGAGGATCGGGAGCGGGTGGAGCAGCTCGTGCAGGCGATCCCGCAGGTTCGGGGAGTGGTGAACATGCTGGCCATCGAGGGCTCCTGTGCACCGGCTAGTCCTGCACGCGGGGCTAGGGCCCCACGTGCAGGGTGA
- a CDS encoding ABC transporter ATP-binding protein: MIRWEGVTVRFGNRAVLEEVSLEVSPGQRVALLGPNGAGKTTLLRCLLDLVPYEGKVTVGGYDVRRQGAVARRLVGYVPQLPAFPLHLTAAEVVALVQELRGEVPNPWPLLERAGLQGHGGKPVVCLSGGMLRRLGIAVALVGDPPVLALDEPTSYLDRGGEEWLASWLEAATGKTVVVASHHLRRLEQLVDRVVVLEGGKVVADVPAGELWRLYWVEVVVQGAQPEHLPAGVEVIASRNGTVRLRVPNAALPELLPLLRGLPFRVHEPEVEDFMRGVRA, from the coding sequence ATGATCCGCTGGGAGGGAGTCACGGTGCGGTTTGGGAACCGGGCGGTATTGGAGGAGGTGAGCCTGGAGGTGTCTCCGGGGCAGCGGGTAGCCCTCCTGGGCCCGAACGGTGCGGGCAAGACCACCCTGCTGCGTTGTCTGCTGGATCTGGTGCCGTACGAGGGTAAGGTGACCGTAGGCGGCTACGACGTCCGGCGTCAGGGGGCCGTGGCCCGGCGGCTCGTGGGCTACGTCCCGCAGCTTCCTGCCTTTCCTCTCCACCTCACGGCCGCGGAGGTGGTGGCCCTGGTCCAGGAGCTGCGGGGAGAAGTGCCAAACCCCTGGCCCTTGCTGGAACGGGCAGGTCTTCAAGGGCACGGGGGCAAGCCCGTGGTGTGCCTCTCTGGCGGCATGCTCCGCCGGCTGGGGATCGCGGTGGCCCTCGTGGGGGATCCACCGGTGCTGGCACTGGACGAGCCCACCAGCTACCTGGACCGGGGAGGGGAGGAGTGGCTGGCGAGCTGGCTGGAGGCGGCGACGGGGAAGACGGTGGTGGTGGCGAGCCACCACCTGCGGCGCCTGGAGCAGCTCGTGGATCGGGTGGTGGTGCTGGAAGGTGGAAAGGTGGTGGCGGACGTCCCCGCCGGCGAACTGTGGCGTCTGTACTGGGTGGAGGTGGTGGTGCAAGGGGCGCAGCCGGAGCATCTGCCCGCGGGGGTGGAGGTGATCGCGAGCCGCAACGGCACCGTGCGCCTGCGGGTACCGAATGCCGCTCTCCCCGAGCTCCTGCCGCTCCTCCGGGGTCTGCCCTTCCGGGTGCACGAGCCCGAGGTGGAGGACTTTATGCGGGGGGTACGCGCATGA
- a CDS encoding cytochrome C: protein MNGERGRRGGGVRWLLVAAGLLAASLFFPYWQLSLYAPQYPGGLRAMVYLTHVAGDAEEISTLNHYIGMKPLEDAAPVERAMAVPLVLLFGALAVASGTQREPWRWLLRLPLVLFPLGFFADLSAWLWYYGHSMDPAAPIRLEPFMPVVLGSGVIAQFRTVATFHVGFYLALLASLVALCDLYCRQPRAERARPVAGPAEVAAR, encoded by the coding sequence CCGGTGGCTGCTGGTGGCGGCCGGGCTGCTGGCGGCCTCCTTGTTCTTTCCGTACTGGCAGCTGAGCCTGTACGCGCCCCAGTACCCCGGGGGTCTGCGGGCGATGGTCTACCTGACCCACGTGGCGGGGGACGCGGAGGAGATCAGCACTCTGAACCACTACATCGGCATGAAGCCCCTGGAGGACGCAGCGCCCGTGGAGCGGGCGATGGCGGTGCCCTTGGTACTGCTGTTCGGAGCGCTGGCGGTGGCCTCGGGCACCCAGCGAGAACCCTGGCGCTGGCTGCTGCGGTTGCCCCTCGTGCTGTTCCCCCTGGGCTTTTTCGCGGACCTGAGCGCCTGGCTGTGGTACTACGGCCACTCCATGGATCCCGCAGCCCCGATCCGCCTGGAGCCCTTCATGCCAGTGGTCCTGGGCAGCGGCGTGATCGCCCAGTTCCGGACCGTGGCCACCTTCCACGTGGGCTTCTACTTGGCGCTGCTGGCAAGTCTGGTGGCGCTGTGCGACCTGTACTGTAGGCAGCCGCGGGCGGAGCGGGCGCGACCTGTAGCGGGGCCCGCGGAGGTGGCGGCCCGTTGA
- a CDS encoding cytochrome c oxidase subunit II, translating to MRAGVLVALWAVFSALFLLAASRFDAFPLSAAREAEVADHAFRLLMLLAGPVFAAVVSVLVYVLLARRGRGDPPEAPPYTPEHPAIPRTWFVLTAALCVYVVYNPGLVGLAEMRGVPLGGLLARGRYAAVGLPSLPPGGELVVRVRASRWLWQFEYPEHNVTARELVLPAGRRVRFEVTSVDIVHSFWVPAFRTKIDAVPNLTTYLRVTPTRVGSFEQSADLRVQCAELCGVGHGIMAAPVRVVEPEAFEAWVAQQARR from the coding sequence ATGCGCGCGGGAGTCCTGGTGGCCCTGTGGGCGGTGTTCAGTGCGTTGTTCCTGCTTGCGGCATCCCGATTCGACGCCTTTCCTCTGAGCGCGGCACGGGAGGCGGAGGTGGCGGATCACGCTTTCCGCCTCCTCATGCTGCTCGCCGGCCCTGTGTTCGCCGCGGTGGTCTCCGTGCTCGTGTACGTGCTCCTGGCCCGGCGTGGCCGGGGAGATCCACCGGAAGCTCCCCCGTACACCCCCGAGCACCCCGCCATCCCCCGCACATGGTTCGTCCTCACCGCGGCCCTGTGCGTCTACGTGGTCTACAACCCTGGACTTGTGGGGCTCGCGGAGATGCGGGGAGTGCCCCTTGGGGGATTGTTGGCCCGAGGCCGGTACGCGGCGGTGGGACTCCCGTCGCTCCCCCCGGGCGGGGAGCTGGTGGTCCGGGTCCGGGCCAGCCGGTGGCTGTGGCAGTTCGAGTACCCGGAGCACAACGTCACCGCGCGGGAGCTGGTTCTGCCTGCCGGCCGCCGGGTGCGCTTCGAGGTGACCTCCGTGGACATCGTGCACAGCTTCTGGGTGCCTGCCTTCCGCACCAAGATCGACGCGGTGCCGAACCTGACCACCTACCTGCGCGTGACGCCGACCCGCGTGGGTTCGTTCGAACAGAGCGCGGACCTGCGGGTGCAGTGCGCGGAGCTGTGCGGCGTGGGCCATGGCATCATGGCGGCCCCCGTGCGGGTGGTGGAGCCGGAAGCGTTTGAGGCCTGGGTGGCGCAGCAGGCACGGAGGTAG
- a CDS encoding ABC transporter permease codes for MTALILARWDARASLRDRWFLSLAFAFWALTLGAAFTALAGLRVVGLSSFDRAAAALLHLAQLFIPLLGLTLGAGWLAGDRETGSLEFLLAQPISRGALYAGRYVGLAASVLSAIWLGYGGAGIVLAWGAGAEHGGTFLALVGLSSLLALSMLSVGLLISAFAPTRGRALGWALLAWLGFGVLGDLGVLGAALSLRLPSWAVLLLAALNPLSAFRMSGILLVTHSPELLGPLALLAVDRLGQTGALLALLAILGGWSGVSYAVGHLRFTRVVRP; via the coding sequence ATGACCGCCCTCATCCTGGCCCGATGGGACGCGCGGGCGAGCCTGAGGGACCGGTGGTTTCTCTCCCTGGCCTTCGCCTTCTGGGCCCTCACCCTCGGAGCCGCCTTCACCGCCCTGGCAGGTCTCCGGGTGGTCGGACTCTCCTCCTTTGACCGGGCCGCGGCGGCCCTGTTGCACCTCGCGCAGCTCTTCATCCCCCTTTTGGGCCTTACCTTGGGCGCGGGGTGGCTGGCAGGGGATCGGGAAACCGGATCCCTGGAGTTCCTGCTGGCCCAGCCCATCTCCCGCGGTGCCCTGTACGCGGGACGGTACGTGGGACTGGCGGCCTCGGTGCTGTCGGCCATCTGGCTCGGATACGGGGGTGCGGGGATTGTGCTCGCCTGGGGCGCGGGCGCGGAGCACGGGGGCACCTTTTTGGCCCTAGTGGGCCTTTCGAGCCTGCTGGCGCTTTCCATGCTCTCCGTGGGGCTCCTGATCTCCGCCTTCGCGCCCACCCGAGGGAGGGCCCTGGGCTGGGCCCTGCTGGCGTGGCTGGGGTTCGGGGTGCTAGGGGATCTCGGGGTGCTGGGGGCCGCGCTGAGCCTGCGGCTTCCGTCCTGGGCGGTGCTCCTGCTGGCCGCCCTGAACCCCCTCTCCGCCTTCCGCATGAGCGGGATCCTGCTCGTGACCCACAGCCCCGAGCTCCTGGGCCCCCTGGCCCTGCTCGCGGTAGACCGGCTGGGGCAGACGGGCGCCCTATTGGCCCTGCTGGCGATACTCGGCGGGTGGAGCGGGGTGAGCTACGCGGTGGGCCACCTGAGGTTTACCCGAGTCGTGCGCCCGTGA
- the nosD gene encoding nitrous oxide reductase family maturation protein NosD produces MSWLWVVLPLAVLPAAGSVPSLQVLVDAAPAGSEVVVRGVVRGPVVVRKPLRIVGEPGAVVDGGGEGTVVRIEAPGVYLGRLRIRASGSELNTEDAGVFVGAAGVVLEDLVLEDVLFGLNLKQADGAVVRRVRLSGKPLPLNRRGDAVRLWYSQRVVLTDLDVESMRDVLLWFTEGSVLHRLRVRNSRYGVHYMYAHRTPLLDSTLEGNAVGAYVMYSAGVRVEGNRFLHNRDVPGVGLAFKESDEVQVRANALVGNHVGLYLDATPMGGEGRGRFEGNVVAGNAVGLLLLTNASGNIFTQNTFAVNRETLRVEGGASARNRWERNSWDEYAGVDLDGDGVGELPFRLRRWFESASENVPAAGLLHASPGLQAVELASRAFPLFAPHQVLVDPKPLVHPTVPPEFLEEKRSAAFAVHGLGVALLGLGVVWWVRRSRRWEVGG; encoded by the coding sequence TTGAGCTGGCTGTGGGTGGTTCTGCCGTTGGCCGTGCTGCCCGCGGCGGGGTCTGTGCCGAGCCTGCAGGTTCTGGTGGACGCGGCTCCCGCGGGCTCGGAGGTGGTGGTCCGGGGGGTGGTGCGGGGTCCGGTGGTGGTGCGCAAGCCGCTGCGGATCGTGGGAGAGCCCGGAGCGGTGGTGGACGGGGGCGGAGAGGGGACCGTGGTGCGGATCGAAGCACCGGGTGTGTACCTGGGCCGGCTGCGCATCCGAGCCAGCGGCTCCGAGCTGAACACGGAGGACGCGGGGGTGTTCGTGGGCGCTGCTGGGGTGGTGCTGGAAGACCTGGTGCTGGAGGACGTGCTGTTCGGCCTGAACCTCAAGCAGGCGGACGGGGCCGTGGTGCGGCGGGTGCGGCTCTCCGGAAAGCCCCTGCCGCTGAACCGGCGGGGGGACGCGGTGCGGCTGTGGTACAGCCAGCGGGTCGTCCTCACGGATCTTGACGTGGAGAGCATGCGGGACGTCCTGCTGTGGTTCACGGAGGGGTCGGTGCTGCACCGGCTGCGCGTCCGCAACTCCCGGTACGGCGTGCACTACATGTACGCGCACCGCACGCCTCTGCTGGACAGCACCCTGGAGGGGAACGCCGTGGGCGCGTACGTCATGTACAGCGCGGGCGTCCGGGTGGAGGGGAACCGCTTCCTCCACAACCGGGACGTGCCGGGGGTGGGCCTGGCCTTCAAGGAGTCGGACGAGGTACAGGTGCGCGCCAACGCGCTGGTGGGGAACCACGTGGGGCTGTACCTGGACGCCACCCCCATGGGAGGAGAAGGGCGCGGACGATTCGAGGGGAACGTGGTGGCCGGGAACGCGGTCGGCCTGCTCCTCCTCACCAACGCCTCGGGCAACATCTTCACCCAGAACACCTTTGCGGTGAACCGGGAGACGTTGCGCGTGGAGGGCGGGGCGAGTGCTCGCAACCGGTGGGAGAGGAACTCCTGGGACGAGTACGCGGGGGTGGATCTGGACGGGGATGGGGTTGGAGAACTCCCCTTCCGCCTGCGACGGTGGTTCGAGTCCGCATCGGAGAACGTGCCCGCCGCGGGCCTGCTCCACGCGAGTCCCGGCCTGCAGGCGGTGGAACTGGCCTCCCGCGCATTCCCCCTGTTCGCTCCCCACCAGGTGCTGGTGGATCCCAAGCCGCTCGTGCACCCCACGGTACCCCCGGAGTTCCTCGAGGAGAAGCGCTCGGCCGCCTTCGCCGTCCACGGCCTGGGGGTCGCCCTGTTGGGTCTCGGTGTGGTGTGGTGGGTACGGAGGTCGCGGCGGTGGGAGGTGGGGGGATGA
- a CDS encoding FixH family protein — protein MRWALLLLTLLLGACTPNPTARVGGEGWRASLEWAPTRPRALQPATLRLRIGDDSGRPLAVTNLQVRASMPEMTHEPEEILFRQTGPGRYEAQHTFSMDGRWEIKVAGEAEGVRILATFTLHVGP, from the coding sequence GTGAGGTGGGCTCTCCTGCTCCTTACCCTGCTCCTCGGGGCGTGCACCCCGAACCCCACAGCCCGGGTCGGTGGAGAGGGGTGGAGGGCCTCCCTGGAATGGGCTCCCACCCGACCTCGGGCACTCCAGCCCGCCACCCTGCGACTGCGGATCGGGGACGACTCCGGCCGCCCTCTCGCGGTCACGAACCTCCAGGTCCGGGCCTCCATGCCCGAGATGACCCACGAGCCGGAGGAGATCCTCTTCCGGCAGACGGGCCCTGGGCGCTACGAAGCCCAACACACCTTCTCCATGGACGGCCGGTGGGAGATAAAAGTAGCGGGGGAGGCGGAGGGCGTGCGGATCCTCGCCACCTTCACCCTGCACGTGGGGCCCTAG